In one window of Gossypium arboreum isolate Shixiya-1 chromosome 4, ASM2569848v2, whole genome shotgun sequence DNA:
- the LOC108480706 gene encoding laccase-4-like — translation MYSSIRVLVLVAVLFPVFVDCTVRHYKFNVVMKNTTRLCSSKPIVTVNGKFPGPTLYAREGDTVLVKVVNHVKYNVSIHWHGIRQLRTGWADGPAYITQCPIQSGQSYVYNFTITGQRGTLLWHAHILWLRSTVHGAIVILPKRSVPYPFPKPHKEVVVVLAEWWKSDTEAVINEALKSGLAPNVSDAHTINGHPGKVSGCPSQGGFSLPVESGKTYLLRLINAALNEELFFKIAGHKLTVVEVDATYVKPFKIDTVVIAPGQTTNVLVSADQNSGKYMVAASPFMDAPVAVDNLTATATLHYSGTLDNTPTSLTTPPPQNATSVANNFIDSLRSLNSKQFPALVPPTIDHNLYFTVGLGVNPCPTCKAGNGSRVVASINNVTFTMPTTALLQAHFFNISGVFTTDFPSTPPHVFNYTGTPPKNLQTRNGTKVFRLAYNSTVQLVLQDTGIIAPENHPIHLHGFNFFAVGKGLGNYNPKTDPQKFNLVDPVERNTIGVPSGGWVAIRFRADNPGVWFMHCHLEVHTTWGLKMAFLVDNGKGPNQSLLPPPSDLPKC, via the exons ATGTACTCTTCGATTCGAGTTTTAGTTCTCGTCGCAGTCCTTTTTCCTGTTTTTGTCGATTGCACTGTTCGGCACTACAAGTTTAAT GTGGTAATGAAGAATACCACTCGATTATGTTCAAGTAAACCCATTGTGACCGTCAACGGTAAGTTCCCAGGGCCAACTTTGTACGCCAGGGAAGGCGATACGGTGCTTGTTAAAGTCGTCAACCATGTCAAATACAATGTTTCCATACACTG GCATGGTATCAGGCAACTTCGAACAGGTTGGGCGGATGGGCCAGCATATATAACACAATGTCCAATTCAGTCAGGGCAAAGCTATGTATATAACTTTACCATCACAGGCCAAAGAGGAACACTGTTATGGCATGCGCATATTCTGTGGTTAAGGTCCACGGTTCATGGTGCCATTGTTATCTTGCCTAAGCGCAGTGTTCCATATCCATTTCCGAAACCCCACAAGGAAGTTGTTGTTGTACTCGCCGAGTGGTGGAAATCCGACACTGAAGCAGTGATCAATGAAGCACTCAAATCTGGATTGGCTCCAAATGTTTCGGATGCTCACACCATAAATGGCCACCCAGGAAAGGTCTCGGGTTGTCCTTCACAGG GAGGTTTCTCATTGCCAGTGGAAAGCGGCAAGACCTACTTGTTACGCCTAATCAACGCTGCACTCAATGAAGAGCTCTTTTTCAAGATTGCCGGGCATAAGCTTACTGTTGTCGAAGTTGACGCCACATATGTTAAGCCGTTCAAAATTGATACAGTCGTAATAGCACCAGGCCAAACCACCAATGTCCTTGTCTCTGCTGATCAAAATTCAGGCAAATACATGGTTGCTGCCTCCCCTTTTATGGACGCTCCGGTTGCAGTCGATAACCTGACAGCAACAGCAACATTGCACTACTCGGGCACACTTGACAACACCCCCACAAGTCTCACTACCCCACCACCACAAAATGCCACATCAGTTGCCAACAACTTTATAGACTCTCTGCGTTCCCTCAATTCCAAACAATTCCCTGCCTTGGTCCCACCAACTATTGATCATAACCTTTACTTTACCGTCGGACTGGGGGTTAACCCTTGTCCTACTTGCAAAGCCGGTAATGGAAGCCGCGTGGTAGCTTCTATTAACAATGTGACTTTCACTATGCCTACTACGGCCTTACTTCAAGCACATTTCTTCAACATCAGTGGCGTGTTTACCACTGATTTCCCTAGTACCCCACCGCACGTCTTTAATTACACCGGAACTCCACCAAAGAATTTGCAAACAAGAAATGGGACCAAGGTTTTCAGGCTGGCTTATAACTCTACGGTACAACTTGTTTTGCAAGATACTGGAATCATAGCCCCTGAGAACCACCCAATCCACTTACATGGATTCAATTTCTTTGCCGTTGGTAAGGGACTTGGAAACTATAATCCCAAAACCGATCCTCAGAAATTTAACCTTGTCGATCCTGTCGAGAGGAACACAATTGGGGTACCATCTGGTGGATGGGTGGCTATTAGATTCCGTGCAGATAACCCGG GAGTTTGGTTTATGCACTGCCATTTGGAAGTGCATACAACATGGGGACTTAAGATGGCATTTTTGGTAGACAATGGAAAAGGGCCTAATCAGTCACTTCTTCCTCCTCCAAGTGATCTTCCAAAGTGTTGA